One part of the Vicia villosa cultivar HV-30 ecotype Madison, WI linkage group LG6, Vvil1.0, whole genome shotgun sequence genome encodes these proteins:
- the LOC131612995 gene encoding monothiol glutaredoxin-S6-like has protein sequence MDTVTSMVGEKPVVIFSKSTCCLSHSVTSLMRSFGANPIVYELDKIANGSQIESELLQMGCKPSVPAVFIGQQFRGGSKKIMSLHVRNELVPMLKEAGAIWI, from the coding sequence ATGGACACTGTCACAAGCATGGTAGGTGAAAAGCCAGTGGTGATATTCAGCAAGAGCACTTGTTGTTTGAGCCATTCTGTAACATCACTGATGCGTAGCTTTGGAGCCAACCCTATTGTTTATGAGCTCGATAAGATCGCAAACGGTTCGCAGATTGAGAGTGAGTTGCTTCAAATGGGGTGCAAACCAAGTGTGCCTGCTGTTTTCATAGGACAACAGTTCAGAGGTGGTTCTAAGAAAATTATGAGTCTTCATGTGAGGAATGAGTTAGTACCTATGTTGAAGGAGGCTGGTGCTATTTGGATTTGA